A region of Paenibacillus sp. JNUCC-31 DNA encodes the following proteins:
- a CDS encoding glycosyltransferase → MTRKVVIEINFNNYGFDPQRLTREWLERRMDIFRRFTLNCLKAQTNQDFLTVVKLSKESGELMQEILAEQEPLPANIRFGTHIESVRAILAFAEGHEDIYIARLDSDDLYHRTFVQQLYNVQPKTETMALINQNGYLWDSVNNEMAPTFHRSPQFYVYLYKTEQYASGYRVKLPGRGTHGNVIDLPHELLPPRNYINVVHSSNTSVKKVPPKDRLSGDEIEQVLREFMI, encoded by the coding sequence ATGACAAGAAAAGTCGTGATCGAGATTAATTTCAACAACTATGGTTTTGACCCGCAGCGTCTGACAAGAGAATGGCTGGAGCGAAGAATGGACATTTTTCGCAGGTTTACGCTGAACTGTCTCAAGGCGCAGACGAATCAGGATTTCCTGACCGTAGTGAAGCTCTCAAAGGAATCTGGAGAGTTGATGCAGGAAATTTTGGCAGAGCAGGAACCTTTGCCGGCCAATATCCGTTTCGGAACGCATATCGAAAGTGTTCGTGCCATACTCGCCTTTGCGGAAGGACATGAAGACATTTACATTGCCAGACTGGATTCGGATGACCTGTACCACAGAACGTTTGTTCAGCAGCTATATAACGTGCAGCCAAAGACAGAGACGATGGCACTAATCAACCAGAATGGGTATCTGTGGGACAGCGTCAATAATGAGATGGCACCGACATTTCATCGTTCACCGCAATTCTATGTGTATCTGTATAAAACGGAGCAATACGCCTCAGGATACCGCGTCAAATTACCAGGGAGAGGCACCCATGGAAATGTCATTGATCTGCCACATGAGTTGCTGCCTCCACGCAATTATATCAATGTTGTTCATTCCAGTAACACCTCGGTCAAAAAGGTTCCACCTAAAGACCGGCTGAGTGGAGACGAGATTGAACAAGTATTAAGGGAATTCATGATCTGA